The window TTGTTAACCGATGAAATTGTAAAACGTCATGCATACAGAGAAGGTTTGTATGAGTACTATAAGACACATAATATAGAAATTAAAAAAGCTACTGAAATTTTAGCAAACCCTTCAAAATACGCGAGTTATTTAAAATAAAACTAAAAACCTGTATATTTAAGCATATTTTTTTCTGAAAACGCTCAGAAACTTTAAACTATGATAAAAAAAACAATTCCATATCTCTTCCTTTTAATAAGTACTTTTTGTGCTTTGGCACAAGAAAAATTGACACATGAAGTTTATTTTGAAACCGATGATTACCACGTTTTATCTACGGAAGAAAATAGATTATTATTATTTATTTCTGGTTTAGATGGTATTGATATTGAAAAGATTTCCATCTATGGTTTTTGTGATGATAGAGGAAGTGAACACTACAATTTAGCATTATCACAAAACAGAGCAAACGCAATTAAAACCGTGTTTTCTAATAATGAAATAGACGAGTCTCTAATTAGTAATGTAGATGGAAAAGGAGAGGTTTTATTAAGAATTATAAAAGAAGACCAAGTAGATAAAATAAGAGGTTTAAACCGAAAAGTAGAAATTATTGCTACTAAAAAAGTTCCAAAACCAAAAGAAGAAATTGTAGTAAATAAACCTAAAGACACCATACCAAGACCTAAAAACCAAAAGACTACGCAAGACATATCAGATGGTAATGTAAAAGAAGGAGATAAAATTAGATTAGAGAACATATACTTTAAAACAGGTTATGCTACACTAGCTAAAGACTCTAAAAACACACTAGAAGACATTGCTAATATTTTATTAAAAGAAGATAATATTTACTTCTCTATTGAAGGCCATGTATGCTGTACAGAAAACTCTAGAGATGCTGTTAATAGGAAAACAAATCAGCGTAATTTATCCTTGGCTAGAGCAAAGTTTATTTATGACTATTTAATAAAAAAAGGCGTGAGTAAAAGACGCATGCGTTTTATTGGTATGCGTAGAAAATTTCCGCTTGGTGGAGATCCTAAATTTGACAGACGTGTTGAAATTTTAATTACACATGTTGCCAAAAAGCGTTAGTTTTTTAACATGGCAATATGTGGTATACCATCTTCCAGGTACTCCGCTCCTATTTCATTAAACCCTAAGTTATTATAGAATTTCTTTAAATAACATTGTGCTGAAATCTTAATAATGCTTTTGTTATACTGTTCTTTTACCGCCTTAATAGATGCTTCCATTATAGCATAACCATATTTATGTTGCCTTTGGTATCCAGCAACTACTACTCTACCAATGCTTGCTTCTTCAAAATAAAAACCTGGTTTAAAAATACGTGTGTATGCTACTACTTTTTCTTCTTTAAAACCTATAACATGTAGTGCTTTCTGGTCTTTTCCGTCAAGGTCTTGATATACGCAATCTTGTTCTACTACAAAAACTTCCGATCGTAATTGTAATATTTCGTATAGCTCTTGTGTGGTTAATTCTTTAAAGGTTTTGGTTACTATTTTAAGCATAATTATAAGTGGTTATCATGAAATTCATTCCGGATCTAATTCCATGAGATTCCTTTTTTCAAAGGAACAGATTAATCTTGTACTATTACTTCTTTAGGATCTTCTTTATTAAACTCTGGTTGAATAGTTACGTGGTTAATATTAAATTTATCGTGTAGCACGTTTTCAATATCTAAAAGCAAAGCATTAAAAGCAGTGGTTGTAATATCTTCTGTTAGGTCTAAATGTGCTTCTAAATGAAGCTCATCGTCGCTTAAATTCCAAATATGTACATGGTGTATTTTATTCACTTTTGGTAGTTTATTAACAGCACGTACTACTTCTTTAATATTAATATCGTCTGGTGTAAAGAGCATTAACATTCTGGTGGATGTTTTTAATAAATCGTAACCAACCCAAATTAAATACAAAGCAATTAATAATGTTAATAAGCTATCTACCCAAAACATTTGGAAGTACTTCATTAGTAATCCTCCTATTAATACAGCTACACTTGCTAACATATCTGTAAGTAAATGCAGATACGCAGAACGCATATTTATATTATTTTTGGAATCTTTTTTTAGTAGTAAAACACTAAAACCATTACCTATAATTGCTATTATAGATAACCATATTACTAAGTTTGACTCTATTTCTTGGGGATTATTAAAACGTTTTACTGCCTCAATAATTAATAAAACAGCTACAATAACTAAGGTTGAAGCATTAATAAAAGCCGCCAGAATTTCGGCACGTTTATAACCAAAGGTTCTATTTATAGATGCTTTTCTTTTAGATAATTTAGCTGCTATATAACTTACTATTAAAGATATAACATCACTAAAATTGTGCAATGCATCACTTAATAAAGATAGACTTCCAGAAACTATTCCACCTATAACTTGTGCTACTGTAATTATTATATTTAAAAATATAGTAATTAACAGTTTTTGCCCTTTTAAATCTTTAGCATCCTGAGCGTGGTTGTGTGCGTGTGCATGACTCATTTTAACAATTCACAGGAATTTTATCTACTCTTTTTTGATGACGTCCTCCTTCAAATTTAGTTTCTAAAAAAGTATCTACCATTGCTATTGCTTGTGGTAAAGCAGTGTATCGTGCAGGGATACTTAATATATTTGCATCATTATGCTGTCTTGCAAGTGTAGTAATTTCTTTGGTCCAGCACAATGCAGAACGAATACCTTGATGTTTATTTGCTGTCATGTTTGCACCATTACCGCTTCCGCAAATAATAATCCCAAAATCTGCTTTTTTGTTTTCTACATCATTAGCTACAGGGTGCACAAAATCTGGGTAATCTACACTTTCATTACTATCTGTTCCATAGTTTTTTACTGTAATTCCTTTGGCTTCTAAATGCTTCATTATAGCAAATTTATAATCTGTTCCTGCGTGATCGTTTCCTATAGAAATTTTCATTTTTTTTAGTATTAAAGATGGTTGTTTTTAACACTATAAAGGTACTAAAATAAAAAAGCCTTGTATACTTTTTATAATAAGACTTTTTCAATTTTAAATGTAGTGGATTGGTTTACTTTTTTAGGATCTTTTTTATGCTTCTTCCTTGATTGGTGTTTATTAAAGCAAAATAATATCCGGAGCTTAAATGAGATAAATCTATAGCGGTTTCGGTAGTTGTTAACATCTGCTTTCCTTGTAGGTCTACTATAATAACATTTTCTAGTATTTGATGACTTTGCAAACCAATATTAAGGTTATTAACAACTGGATTTGGGTATATACTAATGTTATTTATTTGGTTTTCGTTATTGCTTAAAGTTTGGCAATCATTACTAAAAAGCACAGAAGAGTTCGAAATGCTTGTCCAATTTAATGTAGAATAATCTGCGTTATCTACAGTAATACAGCTTAAATTGGAGTTATGAACACCGAAATTAGTAAAATTGGTATTATTACCGTTTTTTAAATTTAAACTACCTATGGTACAAAAACCTAATGTAACTTCGTGTAAATTTAGATTATTAGATAGGTCTAATTCTGAAATAGTAACCTCATCTAAATGGAAAGTTTCTAAATCTACAACACCCGTCAAATCTAAACTTTGTAAGTGTAAGGAACTTTCGTAAGTAGTTATACCTGTAAAATTATTACAATTAGTTAAGTTAATATTTGTTATATCACGAACCCTCCAAAAATCTAAAGTTTCAAAATTAATACAGTTTGATAAATTTAAATCTTCCAAAAAACAATCAAAACAACCAAAATTTACAATAGACGGATTGTTACTTAAATCTAAACTACGCATGCCTGTTTCGCTAATATTAATACTACTTAAAGAAGTACAACCAGTAACGTTTAAAGTACTTAAATAAGATTCATTAGCTCTAATGTATGTTAGAGAGGTAACTCCATGAACATCTAAATGGCGTAAAGTAGATTTGTACATATCAATAGTTTCCAGCGAAGTACACGTGCTTAAATCCAATATATTAAGTCCTGTTATTTTTATATCTAGATTTACTAATCCCGTACAACCATTTACATTTAAGGTTTCTAAAGTATAAGTAAAAGCAAGAATTAGTTCTCTTAAATTTACTAAACCACTTACATCTAGGTTTATTATACTTGCATTTCTTGCTTCTAAAGAAGTTAATGCAATAAAATCTTGAATACCTGTTAAATCAGAGATGTTACTATTAGAAATATTCAAGCTATTAACCATTGTAAGATCACTTGTTAATACCTGTCCATCTAAGGTACCTTCGGAATCCGTCGAATTATTAATTAAAATTTGTTCAAAAGCAGGATCTGGAATTGCTGTATATTGCGCATGTACTTGATACATACATATAATACTTAATAAAAGTGTGTAAATTTTTTTCATGAGTTAATAGTTTAAATTAGACGTAATTTATTTTCAGCTTTTGAAACTGAAACTATTAACAGATATTATAAAAATTGGGAGAGAATAGTAAATATATAAAAAATATTTTAAACTACTGATATATTGATAGTTAAGTTTTACTTGTTAATAAAACAGAGTTTAAAAATAGAGTCTTAATAACTTTCAAAATAATAAGGATAACTTGTTAATATCTTCTTATTGTTTTTTAAAACTTTAATTAGGAATATCCGGTTAATTTTCCAATCAAAAACCGAAAGGAGACTACCAAAAAAGTTAGCATTTTTTTACAGAGAAGTTTTCAGACTAAAAAGTGAACATACCAACACTAAAAATTATAATACTTATTAAAAAATGAATGTCAATTAGAGTTATTAACAACTGTTAATAGCGAAACTAAATCCTTTTAAAATGAAGCCTTTAATAAACTAACAACTTGTTAATAGAGTCAGTTACTAAAGCAATCAAACTAAAACTTAAAAAAGTTATACCGTTATTAACAAGCTATAATAACCATTATTATTTTTTTAAATTTTTAAAAGAAAAAGATGAATATGTATATATATGTTTATAACTACTTTTTTCAACTTGAAAATCCATTTATCCTTTTTCTCTTTTAAATAATTTACTTTCCTTTTTTACGAATTAATATTCTCTTAATATCGATTTAATATTAAAATTGTAACTTTGTCAAAATAATTAGCGAAATTTCTCCACTTAAAACGCTAGATAATAACAGAATTTCGCATAACTTAGAAATTCAATAGATTACAATTAAAAAAATAGAAGTCAACAAATGACAAAAAAGAAACACAGGAAACCTTCAAATAACAAGATTTCCAACCTTACAAATACCATTCTTAGTATTTTAAAAAAAGATAGAAACCAAGCTTTTAACTACAAACAAATTGCATCAAAAATTGGTGTTAATGATGCTAGTAGTAGAAATCAGATTATAAAAAAATTAGCGAAACTTAAAGCAGATGGCGACATCGAAGAAGTAGATCGTGGTAAATTTAAAGCCATAGTAAATACAGAATACCATACAGGTGTTTTTGATGCTGCACAACGTGGTAACGGTTACGTTATTTGCGATGACTTTGAAGACGATATTTACATAGCTTCCAATAATGTTAATAAAGCATTAAACGGAGATCAAGTAGAACTTTATGTGTACAAACGTAGAAAACGTGGTAAACTTGAAGGTGAAATCACCAATATTATTAAACGTGCAAAAACGGATTATGTTGGTATTATTCAAATTCACGCTAAAAAGAATTTTGCTTTTGTAGTAGTCGATGGTAACAAAATGAAAACAGACATTTTTGTACCAATCAATAAAACAATGAATGCCCAAGATGGTGACAAAGTATTAGTCACTATGGAAGATTGGCCAGATAGAGCAGATTCTCCTAACGGACGCGTCATTAAAGTTCTTGGTAAAGCTGGTGAACATAATACCGAAATCCACGCAATTCTTGCAGATTATGGTTTGCCATATGAGTTTCCAAATGAAGTAGAAGACTTTGCAAATAATATTGATTTACAAATTAAGCCAGAAGAAATTGCCAAACGTCGTGACATGCGTAAAGATTTAACCTTTACCATTGATCCAAAAGATGCAAAAGATTTTGATGATGCCTTATCGTTTACTGTTTTAGAAAATGGTAATTACGAAATAGGAATTCATATTGCAGATGTTTCGCATTATTTGCAAGAAGGAACTGTTTTAGACGATGAAGCTTATGAACGTGCAACCTCTGTGTATTTAGTAGATAGAGTAGTACCAATGCTTCCAGAAGTATTGAGTAATGGCGCATGTTCTCTTAGACCACATGAAGAAAAATATACCTTTTCAGCAGTATTTGAATTAAATAATAAAGCCGAAATTAAAAACGAATGGTTTGGAAGAACGGTTACCTATTCTGATGCGCGTTTTGCTTATGAAGAAGCACAAGCTATTATTGAAAGTAAAACAAATGTAATTCCAGCGGAAGTTTCATTAACAGGAAAAGAATATAAAACAGACCAAGCAATTGCAGACGCTGTTTTAAAAATGGACGAACTTGCAAAAATTATGCGCGGACAACGTATGCGATCTGGAGCAATTAGTTTTGATAAAGTAGAAGTAAAATTCGAATTAGATAAGGATTCAAATCCTGTTGGCGTTTTCTTTAAAACTAGTAAAGATGCTAATAAACTAATTGAAGAATTTATGTTATTAGCAAACCGAAAGGTTTCAGAGTTTGTAGGAAAACAAAAACCAGAAAAAACATTTGTGTACAGAGTGCATGATGAGCCAAATGAAGAGAAATTAATGGCTTTACAAGGCATTGTATCTAAATTCGGACATAAGCTTAACTTCAATAGTAAAGAAGGTATAGCATCTTCTTTAAATAAGTTATTAAGCGATGTACAAGGTAAAAAAGAACAAAACCTGGTAGATACTCTAGCTATTAGAACCATGTCTAAAGCAGAATATACGACTAAAAATATTGGACATTATGGTTTAGCATTCGATTATTACAGTCACTTTACGTCACCAATTCGTAGGTATCCAGATGTTATGGCACATCGTTTATTACAACGCTATTTAGATGGTGGAAAATCTGCAAATGCAGAGGTTTACGAAGAACGCTGTAAACATTGTAGTAATATGGAATACTTAGCTACAAAAGCCGAAAGAGATTCTATTAAATACATGCAAATTCGTTTTATGCAAGATCATTTAGACGAACCATTTAAAGGGGTTATTTCTGGTGTTACCGATTGGGGAATTTATGTAGAAATTATCGATAATAAATGTGAAGGAATGATTAGAACTCGCGATATTAAAGGCGATTACTATGAATTTGATCAAGAACAATTTGCACTAGTTGGTCGCGATACAAAAACCATGTACCAACTTGGTGATGAGATTATTGTGAAAGTAAAACAAGCAGATTTAATTAAACGTCATTTAGATTTCGAATTAATTGGAAAATCTGAAGGATAAAATGAATACCAAAATAGTTTAACTAATGCTATTCTTGTTTTTTTACGAGAATAGCATTTTTTATTTTTAACAAGTAACATTTTACCAAAATCAACAACTAATAAAAAGTATTCTTCCTTCGAAACTTTCGAAGGAAGAGAATGCTATTCAGCACAAATTATTAACCATACTAAAAACAAAAACCATGATTTTAACCACAACAAACACTATTGAAGGACATAAAATTCACGATTATTTAGGCGTTATCACAGGAGTAGCTATCAATAGAAAACAAACCGGAATGTCTTTTAGTATGAAAAAGTATTATGATTCTTTAGAACTAAATATTAATGATGTAAAAGAAGAAGCATTTCAAAAACTAAGACAAAATGCTATTGCAGTAAAAGCAAATGCTGTTGTAGGTATCACCGT is drawn from Lacinutrix sp. WUR7 and contains these coding sequences:
- a CDS encoding OmpA family protein, which translates into the protein MIKKTIPYLFLLISTFCALAQEKLTHEVYFETDDYHVLSTEENRLLLFISGLDGIDIEKISIYGFCDDRGSEHYNLALSQNRANAIKTVFSNNEIDESLISNVDGKGEVLLRIIKEDQVDKIRGLNRKVEIIATKKVPKPKEEIVVNKPKDTIPRPKNQKTTQDISDGNVKEGDKIRLENIYFKTGYATLAKDSKNTLEDIANILLKEDNIYFSIEGHVCCTENSRDAVNRKTNQRNLSLARAKFIYDYLIKKGVSKRRMRFIGMRRKFPLGGDPKFDRRVEILITHVAKKR
- a CDS encoding YbjQ family protein: MILTTTNTIEGHKIHDYLGVITGVAINRKQTGMSFSMKKYYDSLELNINDVKEEAFQKLRQNAIAVKANAVVGITVDVETFATSGILMVSITGTAVKVA
- the rnr gene encoding ribonuclease R encodes the protein MTKKKHRKPSNNKISNLTNTILSILKKDRNQAFNYKQIASKIGVNDASSRNQIIKKLAKLKADGDIEEVDRGKFKAIVNTEYHTGVFDAAQRGNGYVICDDFEDDIYIASNNVNKALNGDQVELYVYKRRKRGKLEGEITNIIKRAKTDYVGIIQIHAKKNFAFVVVDGNKMKTDIFVPINKTMNAQDGDKVLVTMEDWPDRADSPNGRVIKVLGKAGEHNTEIHAILADYGLPYEFPNEVEDFANNIDLQIKPEEIAKRRDMRKDLTFTIDPKDAKDFDDALSFTVLENGNYEIGIHIADVSHYLQEGTVLDDEAYERATSVYLVDRVVPMLPEVLSNGACSLRPHEEKYTFSAVFELNNKAEIKNEWFGRTVTYSDARFAYEEAQAIIESKTNVIPAEVSLTGKEYKTDQAIADAVLKMDELAKIMRGQRMRSGAISFDKVEVKFELDKDSNPVGVFFKTSKDANKLIEEFMLLANRKVSEFVGKQKPEKTFVYRVHDEPNEEKLMALQGIVSKFGHKLNFNSKEGIASSLNKLLSDVQGKKEQNLVDTLAIRTMSKAEYTTKNIGHYGLAFDYYSHFTSPIRRYPDVMAHRLLQRYLDGGKSANAEVYEERCKHCSNMEYLATKAERDSIKYMQIRFMQDHLDEPFKGVISGVTDWGIYVEIIDNKCEGMIRTRDIKGDYYEFDQEQFALVGRDTKTMYQLGDEIIVKVKQADLIKRHLDFELIGKSEG
- a CDS encoding cation diffusion facilitator family transporter, which translates into the protein MSHAHAHNHAQDAKDLKGQKLLITIFLNIIITVAQVIGGIVSGSLSLLSDALHNFSDVISLIVSYIAAKLSKRKASINRTFGYKRAEILAAFINASTLVIVAVLLIIEAVKRFNNPQEIESNLVIWLSIIAIIGNGFSVLLLKKDSKNNINMRSAYLHLLTDMLASVAVLIGGLLMKYFQMFWVDSLLTLLIALYLIWVGYDLLKTSTRMLMLFTPDDINIKEVVRAVNKLPKVNKIHHVHIWNLSDDELHLEAHLDLTEDITTTAFNALLLDIENVLHDKFNINHVTIQPEFNKEDPKEVIVQD
- the rpiB gene encoding ribose 5-phosphate isomerase B — protein: MKISIGNDHAGTDYKFAIMKHLEAKGITVKNYGTDSNESVDYPDFVHPVANDVENKKADFGIIICGSGNGANMTANKHQGIRSALCWTKEITTLARQHNDANILSIPARYTALPQAIAMVDTFLETKFEGGRHQKRVDKIPVNC
- a CDS encoding GNAT family N-acetyltransferase; this encodes MLKIVTKTFKELTTQELYEILQLRSEVFVVEQDCVYQDLDGKDQKALHVIGFKEEKVVAYTRIFKPGFYFEEASIGRVVVAGYQRQHKYGYAIMEASIKAVKEQYNKSIIKISAQCYLKKFYNNLGFNEIGAEYLEDGIPHIAMLKN
- a CDS encoding T9SS type A sorting domain-containing protein, whose product is MKKIYTLLLSIICMYQVHAQYTAIPDPAFEQILINNSTDSEGTLDGQVLTSDLTMVNSLNISNSNISDLTGIQDFIALTSLEARNASIINLDVSGLVNLRELILAFTYTLETLNVNGCTGLVNLDIKITGLNILDLSTCTSLETIDMYKSTLRHLDVHGVTSLTYIRANESYLSTLNVTGCTSLSSINISETGMRSLDLSNNPSIVNFGCFDCFLEDLNLSNCINFETLDFWRVRDITNINLTNCNNFTGITTYESSLHLQSLDLTGVVDLETFHLDEVTISELDLSNNLNLHEVTLGFCTIGSLNLKNGNNTNFTNFGVHNSNLSCITVDNADYSTLNWTSISNSSVLFSNDCQTLSNNENQINNISIYPNPVVNNLNIGLQSHQILENVIIVDLQGKQMLTTTETAIDLSHLSSGYYFALINTNQGRSIKKILKK